A single Mytilus trossulus isolate FHL-02 chromosome 12, PNRI_Mtr1.1.1.hap1, whole genome shotgun sequence DNA region contains:
- the LOC134693653 gene encoding zinc finger protein 862-like: MSTLDSYFGTQPPLKRTKTSEEKKDSQKNYEKSKRKRSYCVDWEKDFTWLQNSGDEGMTCKTCKKYEKEGQWVEGSSNYRIEAVRKHGSSETHMKNVKKQMATSIPPSESTAEKTLLMMKKAAFNKLTLLFRNAHYIGKNNRPYTDYISLCALDKAKDLDIGDTYMTDKSCQMFIHAISSARQNEQDDIIKNSSFISVISDGSTDVSSKEAEIIYVRCSVKCRVSTLFIGVKNVAKADGNNISIAISTLLTERFQQSWKDKLIAMGTDGASVMLGKSSGVVKRISDMTSKPVHAIHCSAHRIELAYKDAIKMVKIWQRCDALMLNIYLFYKYSPLNRSNLQASFKSLDQKMLTPTRVGGTRWVPHHERALTTILQGKEAITQHLEQMQVPGESRKDSSAKARNFLKALKDKNVSFWLHFMLDVIKTLSTVSRTVQSKNSTVGDVYNELESCKTILNKYMKRVWGYTY, encoded by the exons atgtcaACATTAGATTCCTATTTCGGGACCCAACCTCCCCTTAAAAGAACCAAAACATCAGAGGAAAAGAAAGACTCAcagaaaaattatgaaaaaagtaaaagaaaaaggaGTTATTGTGTCGACTGGGAAAAAGATTTCACCTGGCTTCAAAATTCTGGTGATGAAGGCATGACATGTAAGACCtgtaaaaagtatgaaaaagaGGGGCAGTGGGTAGAGGGGTCATCAAACTACAGAATTGAAGCTGTTAGAAAGCATGGAAGCTCAGAAACGcatatgaaaaatgtaaaaaaacaaatggcCACATCAATACCTCCATCAGAATCAACAGCTGAGAAAACACTATTGATGATGAAGAAGGCTGCATTCAACAAATTGACATTGCTCTTTCGTAATGCACAttatattggtaaaaacaaTCGTCCCTACACAGACTATATTAGCCTCTGTGCATTGGACAAGGCCAAGGACCTGGACATTGGCGACACATACATGACAGACAAATCCTGCCAAATGTTTATTCATGCCATTTCTTCAGCAAGACAGAATGAACAGGATGACATCATAAAAAACAGTAGTTTTATCTCTGTGATTTCTGATGGGTCCACAGACGTCTCATCCAAGGAAGCGGAGATAATTTATGTGCGCTGTTCCGTAAAATGTAGG GTGTCAACTCTTTTTATTGGTGTGAAGAATGTTGCCAAAGCTGATGGTAATAACATAAGTATTGCCATTAGTACTTTGTTAACAGAGAGATTCCAGCAATCATGGAAAGACAAGCTTATTGCTATGGGCACTGACGGAGCATCAGTGATGTTAGGAAAGTCTAGTGGAGTGGTAAAGAGAATAAGTGACATGACCAGCAAACCAGTTCATGCAATTCATTGTTCAGCACACAG GATTGAATTGGCATACAAAGATGCAATCAAGATGGTGAAAATCTGGCAGCGATGTGATGCGCTGATGCTGAACATCTATCTGTTTTACAA ATACAGTCCACTGAACAGATCTAACTTGCAGGCTAGCTTCAAAAGCTTAGATCAGAAGATGTTAACACCAACCAGAGTCGGTGGGACACGCTGGGTGCCTCACCATGAGAGAGCTTTGACCACAATACTACAAGGGAAAGAAGCCATTACTCAACATCTTGAACAG ATGCAAGTACCAGGTGAATCCAGGAAAGATTCCAGTGCAAAGGCACggaactttttaaaagctttgaaAGATAAGAATGTTTCCTTCTGGTTGCATTTCATGCTAGACGTCATTAAAACTTTGAGTACTGTTTCTAGGACAGTCCAAAGTAAAAACAGCACTGTGGGTGATGTTTATAATGAATTAGAGTCGTGCAAAACCATACTGAACAAGTATATGAAAAG AGTTTGGGGATACACTTATTAG
- the LOC134693656 gene encoding eukaryotic translation initiation factor 5A-1-like, with product MADADVDDDFTTGDAGSSETYPQQCSALRKNGHVCIKNRPCKIVEMSTSKTGKHGHAKVHMVGIDIFTGKKYEDICPSTHNMNVPNVIRKDFTLLDINDGFLSLMDDNGETREDVKVPDNDLGKEIKDRFEKDEQLLITVIKAMGEELAIAIKTQTK from the exons ATGGCAGATGCTGATGTAGATGATGATTTCACCACAGGTGATGCCGGGTCTTCTGAAACATACCCACAACAGTGTTCTGCTCTAAGGAAAAATGGACATGTTTGTATTAAAAACCGTCCATGCAAAATTGTGGAAATGTCAACTTCCAAGACAGGAAAACACGGTCATGCTAAG GTTCATATGGTTGGAATAGATATTTTCACTggtaaaaaatatgaagatataTGTCCATCTACACACAacatgaatgttcctaatgtTATCAGAAAAGATTTTACG ctaCTTGACATTAACGATGGTTTTCTATCTCTCATGGATGACAATGGTGAAACCCGTGAGGATGTAAAAGTACCAGACAATGATTTaggaaaagaaattaaagataGATTTGAAAAGGATGAGCAACTTCTA attaCAGTTATTAAAGCTATGGGAGAAGAACTAGCTATTGCTATTAAAACTCAAACAAAGTAG
- the LOC134692330 gene encoding uncharacterized protein LOC134692330: MASTQSYQKITLNSDDVPGAKIDFDDLDNYVNVQLRRWLECRGLKTGGNKSDLVQRCKDAVKAGKLEEIDITIDGGKWCDLKAAKTKKDPSPSLQVLIPPVLGWKPFPSRQIPANFNYGHIYHYLLESVVMEGENGKTEDTDLSHLTSKPLTKGHQYVKSGSVSEIMDNERNHHYFIKAKVAASMRNEERIVQVTLSCLSGAIRDASCTCPGSALGRCNHVAAVLLTLDKHCKEFGHDLIACTSKQCEWGKGQKNKKNPGKITDASYTSYKPKLLKLTEFDPRPTDLRKASDVNMNSFSKNLKYDCISSGKTSMWHTLIKYTYDDYEISPERRGIIKSQAWDFFTNIKQECSLFERDVFMIPKTESQSESIEWKASRWFRITASTAKKANTLGYLLKSPPTDASQRKFQAYISSTVWNLSSFKYTSPDMLYGIENEDKAREDYYQLMANKVPDFKVEKTGFWVCKMWPELGCSPDGLVTDPSETPKHGLLEIKCLKIFRKIAPSDLFKSLEKNQTSKKDLYSACFGIPTADNTSLELKTTNMYYYQIQFQLAIMGLNWCDFVMWSPIGKPNVERIRRDEQLIGDMIGNVTSLWHQVIAPEIFEMRVPRKLKPVILDL; encoded by the exons ATGGCGTCTACACAATCCTATCAAAAAATTACTTTGAATTCTGACGATGTACCGGgagctaaaattgatttcgatgATCTTGACAATTATGTGAATGTTCAGCTCAGACGCTGGCTTGAATGCAGAGGGTTAAAAACCGGTGGAAACAAATCTGACCTCGTTCAAAG atgtaagGACGCAGTTAAAGCTGGCAAGTTAGAAGAAATTGACATTACTATTGATGGTGGGAAATGGTGTGATTTGAAGGCAGCTAAGACAAAGAAGGACCCAAGTCCCTCTTTACAGGTACTGATACCCCCAGTCCTTGGATGGAAACCATTTCCTTCTAGGCAAATACCAGCAAACTTTAATTACGGTCACATATATCATTATCTTCTGGAAAGTGTTGTGATGGAAGGTGAAAATGGTAAAACTGAAGACACTGACCTAAGCCATTTGACATCAAAGCCACTTACCAAAGGCCATCAGTATGTTAAGAGTGGTAGTGTGAGTGAAATAATGGACAATGAGCGTAACCATCATTACTTTATTAAGGCAAAAGTTGCAGCATCTATGCGTAACGAGGAAAGGATAGTGCAAGTTACACTATCCTGTTTAAGTGGAGCTATTAGAGATGCTAGCTGTACATGTCCTGGGTCAGCTCTCGGACGTTGTAATCATGTGGCAGCAGTTTTACTGACATTAGATAAACACTGTAAGGAGTTTGGACATGACCTTATAGCATGTACTAGTAAACAATGTGAGTGGGGAAagggacaaaaaaacaaaaaaaatccaggaAAAATTACAGATGCTTCATACACATCTTACAAACCTAAACTTCTGAAGCTTACGGAGTTTGACCCTAGGCCTACCGATTTAAGAAAAGCTAGCGATGTAAACATGaacagtttttcaaaaaatttgaagtACGATTGTATTAGTTCAGGAAAAACTTCAATGTGGCACACACTAATCAAGTACACATATGATGATTATGAAATTTCTCCTGAACGTAGAGGAATTATAAAGTCTCAAGCTTGGGATTTTTTTACTAACATAAAGCAGGAATGTAGCTTATTTGAAAGAGATGTTTTTATGATACCCAAGACAGAATCACAATCAGAATCAATCGAGTGGAAAGCATCCCGTTGGTTCAGGATAACTGCATCCACAGCTAAAAAGGCAAATACATTAGGATACTTGCTAAAATCACCTCCAACAGATGCAAGTCAGAGAAAATTTCAGGCATACATCAGCAGTACCGTTTGGAATCTTTCATCTTTTAAATACACATCACCAGACATGCTGTATGGAATTGAAAATGAAGATAAAGCCAGAGAGGACTATTATCAACTTATGGCAAATAAGGTTCCAGACTTTAAGGTTGAAAAGACTGGATTCTGGGTTTGTAAAATGTGGCCTGAATTAGGATGCAGCCCAGATGGTCTTGTAACAGATCCCTCAGAAACCCCAAAACATGGATTGCTGGAgattaaatgtttgaaaatattccGCAAAATAGCTCCATCTGACCTTTTTAAGAGCCTTGAGAAGAATCAAACTTCCAAAAAAGACCTTtacagtgcatgttttggaatACCCACAGCTGACAATACTTCTCTCGAGCTGAAGACAACAAACATGTACTACTATCAAATCCAATTTCAGTTAGCGATAATGGGCCTAAATTGGTGTGATTTTGTCATGTGGTCGCCAATAGGAAAACCTAATGTTGAGAGGATAAGACGTGATGAACAGCTTATTGGAGACATGATAGGAAATGTTACATCATTATGGCACCAAGTTATTGCAccagaaatatttgaaatgcgTGTGCCCAGAAAATTGAAACCagttattttagatttatga
- the LOC134693007 gene encoding uncharacterized protein LOC134693007, whose product MEVAPVKHKSEGVKHCCYGTCNSDTRYRHRDDMKDVFFIPFPKPITQREKCERWIKACGRPKEDFNVEKIKRCTYMCSKHFVGSKGPTVLHPDPLPALLHNEDQMNRFKRKRKAPTPRKQHVKILRKDVTTAAESLLELSEYTGPDPSIDKDCTESITSTLAQCETHKEKSVQTESGIQHDKEVQTVYGKEILNAKIENMVLKNKMKVEQNQENNNASSDAMLSLESLKSDDARLKLFTGLQYNQFMTLFEFLGESVNKLTYWDGKNTKENVKKGNRKLEPKEELFLTLVRLKRGFNLDVMSHFFRVSSSTVSVIFTTWIQFLYCHFNDYRNIMFPERQHFKEYMPRVFRCFKNIRCTIDCTEFFVQMPRDFRRQGNLYSSYKSHHTYKCLIGVAPNGAIVYVSNLYEGSISDRAIVEKCGFLEYINPGDLVLADRGFLIEDFLMARQATLNIPPFLGKRSKFTAQEELQTRRIAKARIHVERVIERVKKFKLLSGNIPLSLTQISDQMVFVACCLVNFQEPLVK is encoded by the exons ATGGAAGTTGCTCCGGTAAAACATAAGTCTGAAGGTGTGAAACATTGTTGTTACGGGACATGTAATAGTGACACAAGATATAGACATCGTGATGACATGAAGGATGTGTTTTTCATCCCTTTTCCAAAGCCCATCACGCAACGAGAGAAATGTGAACGTTGGATTAAGGCATGTGGGAGACCCAAGGAGGATTTTAATGTGGAAAAGATCAAACGCTGTACATACATGTGTAGTAAACACTTCGTCGGTAGTAAAGGGCCAACCGTACTTCATCCGGACCCACTGCCTGCACTGTTGCACAACGAGGACCAG ATGAATCGTTTTAAGCGGAAAAGAAAAGCTCCCACACCAAGAAAACAACACGTAAAAATCTTGAGAAAAGATGTAACTACAGCAGCTGAAAGTCTTCTTGAGTTGTCCGAATACACTGGACCAGATCCAAGTATTGACAAGGATTGTACTGAATCAATAACG tctaCACTGGCTCAATGTGAAACACATAAAGAGAAATCTGTTCAAACTGAATCAGGCATTCAACATGACAAGGAAGTTCAAACTGTATATGGAAAAGAAATACTAAATGCAAAGATTGAAAACATggtattaaaaaacaaaatgaaagtagAACAAAATCAGGAAAATAACAATGCATCTTCTGATGCAATGCTATCATTAGAAAGTTTGAAAAGTGATGATGCACGATTGAAATTatttacaggactacaatataatcAATTTATGACATTGTTTGAATTTCTTGGTGAAAGTGTAAATAAACTGACTTACTGGGATGGTAAAAATACAAaggaaaatgtgaaaaaagGAAATCGTAAACTAGAGCCAAAAGAAGAACTATTTCTAACATTGGTACGCTTAAAAAGAGGATTCAATCTAGATGTCATGTCGCACTTCTTTCGAGTTTCATCTTCAACAGTTAGCGTGATATTTACAACATGGATTCAGTTTTTATATTGCCATTTTAATGACTATAGAAATATTATGTTTCCAGAGCGTCAGCACTTTAAAGAGTATATGCCACGTGTTTTcagatgttttaaaaacatacgatGCACAATTGACTGTACAGAATTTTTTGTTCAAATGCCACGAGACTTTCGTCGTCAAGGAAATTTGTATTCCTCGTATAAAAGTCATCATACATATAAATGTCTTATAGGAGTAGCCCCAAATGGTGCAATAGTATATGTGTCTAATTTATATGAAGGATCTATAAGTGATAGAGCAATTGTTGAAAAATGCGGCTTTTTGGAATACATTAATCCAGGTGATCTTGTCCTGGCTGATCGAGGCTTTTTGATAGAAGATTTTCTAATGGCAAGACAAGCAACCCTTAACATTCCGCCTTTTCTTGGAAAAAGGTCTAAATTTACTGCTCAGGAAGAGTTGCAGACCCGTCGTATTGCTAAAGCAAGAATACATGTAGAAAGAGTGATTGAAAgagtaaaaaaatttaaattactgAGTGGAAATATTCCATTATCACTAACACAAATATCAGACCAAATGGTTTTTGTAGCATGCTGCTTGGTTAATTTCCAAGAACCACTTGTTAAATAA